The Gymnogyps californianus isolate 813 chromosome 5, ASM1813914v2, whole genome shotgun sequence genome contains a region encoding:
- the PKP3 gene encoding plakophilin-3 yields the protein MLQGNGPPGPPDKPEAGVCSLALPSDRQLDGRSREAAEAQRLRSARVQEQVRIRMMLRGQAAARPEAPDHIDGGRGGQYGTTLRSSFSSRSQTNGLDPKAPLYQPLAKKDFGTLKGSGWSSRSAVDLTPHKRMATIGNGGLAKCRGYGTGYTMSQAASTSPRPSSFHERNYRLRQNFDTLSLRSLRLADGPLQPAAIADDRYSVISEQLDPVGHRPLYKSQGNGGFARSYTFERQMSAGSAAKAASDWLEGGEVTQSRTIRAPAMRTLQRFQSNNRSRLSTGSFGSIQAASQAGVGSSYMGMVEHSSRAPSVRSLAESSHHLQDQRAMEMYNGHSTLLSHQSGGFDDIDLPSAVKYLIASDPNLQVLGAAYLQHKCYSDSNAKKQARSLQAMPKLVKLFNSPNQEVQRHATGAMRNLIYDNAENKLALVEENGIYELMRTLREPDDELRKNVTGILWNLSSSDNLKDRLARDTLEQLTDLVLVPLSGLGGSGVIQQNPSEAEIFYNSTGFLRNLSSASQQTRQKMRECHGLVDSMIHYVNSSLEVGKSEDKSVENAVCVLRNLSYRLYDEMPPSSLQHLEGHRRNNSSMVTGELVGCFSPQSKKAREHYLNADIVTFTEVSKDPKGMEWLWNPQIVGIYNRLLQRCELNKHTTEAASGALQNITAGDRRWAGVLSRLALEQERILNPVLDRVRTADHHQLRSLTGLIRNLSRHARNKDEMSTKVVSHLIEKLPGSIGDKAPPADVIVNIIAVLNNLVVESPMAARDIVYFDGLRKLFYIKKRRDSSDNEKSSRAAASLLGNMWQYTKLHRDFKMKGYRKEDFLGL from the exons ATGCTGCAGGGCAACGGCCCTCCGGGGCCACCCGACAAG CCCGAGGCCGGCGTCTGCTCCCTGGCCTTGCCCTCGGACCGGCAGCTGGACGGCAGGAGCCGGGAGGCGGCCGAGGCCCAGCGGCTGCGCAGCGCCCGCGTCCAGGAGCAGGTCCGCATCCGCATGATGCTGAGGGGGCAagcggccgcccgccccgagGCCCCCGACCACATCGACGGCGGCAGAG GTGGTCAGTATGGCACGACCCTGCGCTCCTCCTTCAGCTCCCGCTCCCAGACCAATGGCTTGGACCCCAAAGCCCCG CTGTATCAGCCGCTGGCCAAGAAGGATTTCGGCACGCTGAAGGGCAGCGGCTGGTCCTCGCGCTCGGCGGTGGACCTCACCCCGCACAAGCGGATGGCGACCATCGGCAACGGGGGCCTGGCGAAGTGCCGGGGCTACGGCACCGGCTACACCATGTCGCAGGCTGCCAGCACCTCGCCGCGACCCAGCTCCTTCCACGAGCGCAACTACCGGCTCCGGCAGAACTTCGACACCCTCTCGCTGCGCTCCCTGCGGCTGGCTGACGGGCCGCTCCAGCCCGCCGCCATCGCAGATGACCGCTACAGCGTCATCTCAGAGCAGCTGGACCCCGTGGGTCACCGTCCCCTCTACAAAAGTCAAGGCAACGGCGGCTTCGCCCGCTCCTACACCTTCGAGAGGCAGATGAGCGCCGGCTCTGCCGCCAAGGCCGCCTCCGACTGGCTGGAGGGCGGCGAGGTGACCCAGAGCCGCACCATCCGGGCGCCCGCCATGCGCACGCTCCAGCGCTTCCAGAGCAACAACCGGTCGCGGCTGAGCACCGGCTCCTTCGGCAGCATCCAGGCGGCCTCGCAGGCGGGCGTCGGGAGCTCGTACATGGGGATGGTGGAGCACAGCTCCCGCGCGCCCTCCGTGCGCAGCCTGGCCGAGTCCAGCCACCACCTCCAGGACCAGCGCGCCATGGAGATGTACAACGGGCACAGCACGCTGCTCAGCCACCAGTCGGGGGG GTTTGACGACATCGACCTGCCCTCCGCAGTGAAATACCTGATAGCCAGCGACCCCAACCTGCAGGTCCTGGGCGCTGCCTACCTCCAGCACAAATGCTACAGCGACAGCAACGCCAAGAAGCAG gcCCGCAGCCTCCAGGCTATGCCCAAGCTGGTGAAGCTGTTCAACAGCCCCAACCAGGAGGTGCAGCGCCATGCCACGGGTGCCATGCGCAACCTCATCTACGACAACGCCGAGAACAAGCTGGCGCTGGTGGAGGAGAACGGCATCTACGAGCTCATGCGGACGCTGCGGGAGCCCGACGACGAGCTCCGCAAGAACGTCACAG GGATCCTGTGGAATCTCTCCTCCAGTGACAACCTGAAGGATCGCCTGGCTCGGGACACGCTGGAGCAGCTCACGGACCTGGTCCTGGTCCCCCTCTCTGGGCTGGGGGGTTCGGGTGTCATCCAGCAGAACCCCTCGGAGGCGGAGATCTTCTACAACTCCACGGGCTTCCTCAG GAatctcagctctgccagccagcagACTCGGCAGAAGATGCGTGAGTGTCATGGGCTGGTGGACTCCATGATCCACTACGTGAACAGCTCCCTGGAAGTGGGCAAGTCAGAGGACAAG AGCGTGGAGAACGCCGTCTGCGTCCTGCGCAACCTCTCCTACCGCCTGTACGACGAAATGCCCCCGTCCTCCCTCCAGCACCTGGAAGGCCACAGGAGGAACAACAGCAGCATGGTGACGGGAGAGCTGGTGGGCTGCTTCAGCCCCCAGAGCAAGAAAGCACGAGAG CACTACCTGAATGCGGACATCGTCACCTTCACGGAGGTCTCCAAGGACCCCAAGGGCATGGAGTGGCTCTGGAACCCGCAGATCGTGGGCATCTACAACCGGCTGCTGCAGCGCTGCGAGCTCAACAAGCACACAACGGAGGCGGCCTCGGGCGCCCTGCAGAACATCACTGCCGGGGACCGCAGG TGGGCGGGCGTGCTGAGCCGGCTGGCCCTGGAGCAGGAGCGCATCCTGAACCCCGTGCTGGACCGCGTCCGCACCGCCGACCACCACCAGCTGCGCTCCCTGACGGGGCTCATCCGCAACCTGTCCCGCCATGCCCGCAACAAGGACGAGATGT CGACCAAGGTGGTCAGCCACTTGATCGAGAAGCTGCCGGGGAGCATCGGGGACAAGGCGCCGCCCGCCGACGTCATCGTGAACATCATCGCGGTCCTCAACAACCTGGTGGTGGAGAGCCCCATGGCCGCCCGCGACATCGTCTACTTTGATGGCCTCAGGAAGCTCTTCTACATCAAGAAGAGAAGGGACAG ctCGGACAACGAGAAGtcctccagagcagcagccagcctcCTGGGCAACATGTGGCAATACACCAAGCTCCACCGGGACTTCAAGATG AAGGGGTACCGGAAGGAGGACTTCCTCGGCCTGTGA
- the ANO9 gene encoding LOW QUALITY PROTEIN: anoctamin-9 (The sequence of the model RefSeq protein was modified relative to this genomic sequence to represent the inferred CDS: deleted 1 base in 1 codon) yields the protein MERELSVDTHAVQMSGHQNEILLTPWRDFPVEDTGPFAPPDEEKWDFVLVSDIHEVGSEKEIKRKKFLDELSKKGFTIKKIEDKKLFYGVRAPKQIFRKYQWLLRNPDSRLQNSDVQHDIPVTTRIRIVNFILQNTVTPDLEKLHDLMKKKVFEATFPLHENEEVSELLKEKWARWRDIFCRQPIEKIRCYFGEKVALYFAWLGWYTYLLGIAAVVGLVVFVAGITVFNSSQVSKEICEASNTIMCPLCDQKCPFWLLSDTCTYAKVTHMIDNEGTVLFAMFMAIWATVFLELWKRQRATVVTDWDLYRWDEEEEELAMELINNLQHEPRQYQHSYFRSTIILLLVLLMIAVLIGIAHALVIYRVVATALFTQSTFEFLREQANTMAVMTGAVLHYITIVIMTKVRSETRGGQRVFSLFSTTSSPLSFYTSFLQVNRRVALYLCDLEKPRTFSQRENNFTVKIFTFQFFTNFSSLIYIAFFLGRINGHPGNYVRIAGKWRLEECHPSGCITDLFIQMAIIMLLKQTISNVMEYLIPWITYKLRKKQQRPKKRSMMLGEEEEAEDPCKTQWLSNYQLNEVNIFSLFDEFLEMVIQYSFTTIFVAAFPLAPLLAFCNNLFEIHLDAIKMMRLHRRMVPRKAKDIGIWLQVLEAIGILAVIGNGLVIAITSDFIPVQVYKYTYSPCMTENSTGVDCSTGYINHSLSVFRIQDFEPYTKVPEMLPDFVRHEIKECRYRDYRNADDYSYTVQFWHIFAARLAFLILFEHVALCVKLIAAWYIPDVPQSVKNQFLDRKHSNLRKELSMMEYSTEV from the exons ATGGAGAGAGAGTTGAGTGTTGACACTCATGCAGTACAAATGTCAGGGCACCAG AACGAAATTCTGTTGACTCCCTGGAGGGATTTTCCTGTCGAAGACACGGGCCCGTTTGCCCCCCCG GATGAAGAGAAGTGGGATTTCGTCCTGGTAAGCGACATCCACGAAGTGGGCAGCGAGAAGGAGATCAAGAGGAAGAAGTTCCTGGACGAACTGAGCAAGAAGGGGTTCACCATCAAG AAAATTGAGGACAAGAAGCTATTTTATGGAGTCCGTGCCCCAAAACAGATCTTCCGGAAATACCAGTGGCTCCTGAGGAACCCCGACAGCAGGCTGCAAAACTCCGACGTCCAGCATGACATACCAGTGACCACCAG GATACGGATCGTGAACTTCATCCTGCAGAACACGGTGACGCCCGACCTCG AGAAGCTGCATGACCTGATGAAGAAGAAGGTCTTTGAGGCAACGTTTCCCCTGCACGAG aaCGAAGAGGTAAGCGAATTGCTAAAGGAGAAATGGGCTCGCTGGAGAGATATATTTTGCCGCCAGCCGATTGAGAAGATCAG GTGCTATTTTGGTGAGAAGGTGGCCTTGTACTTTGCCTGGCTGGGCTGGTACACCTACCTGCTGGGAATCGCTGCAGTGGTCGGACTGGTGGTCTTCGTGGCTGGGATTACTGTTTTCAATTCCAGCCAGGTGAG CAAGGAGATCTGTGAAGCCAGTAACACCATCATGTGCCCGCTCTGCGACCAGAAGTGCCCGTTCTGGCTCCTCTCTGACACCTGCACCTATGCCAAG GTCACTCACATGATTGACAACGAGGGGACGGTTTTGTTTGCCATGTTCATGGCGATCTGGG CCACTGTGTTCCTGGAGCTGTGGAAGAGGCAGAGAGCCACCGTGGTCACCGACTGGGACCTGTACAGGTGGGATGAGGAAGAG gaggAACTGGCTATGGAGCTGATCAATAATTTGCAGCATGAACCCCGGCAGTACCAGCACTCCTACTTCCGCAGCACCATCATACTCCTCTTGGTTCTGCTGATG ATTGCCGTGCTGATCGGCATCGCCCACGCGCTCGTCATTTACCGGGTGGTGGCAACAGCTCTCTTCACCCAGAGCACCTTTGAGTTCCTCCGCGAGCAGGCCAACACAATGGCGGTGATGACAGGGGCCGTGCTGCACTACATCACCATTGTCATCATGACCAAGGTGCGGAGTGAGACACGGGGCGGGCAGCGGGtcttctccttg ttttccaCCACCAGCTCTCCCCTCTCATTTTATACCTCTTTCCTGCAGGTCAACAGGCGTGTGGCCCTCTATCTCTGTGACCTGG AGAAACCACGGACCTTCTCCCAGCGTGAGAACAACTTCACCGTGAAGATCTTCACCTtccagttcttcacaaacttctctTCGCTCATCTACATCGCCTTTTTCCTGGGACG GATCAACGGCCACCCAGGGAACTACGTGCGCATTGCTGGCAAGtggaggctggaggag TGCCACCCCAGCGGCTGCATCACTGACCTCTTCATCCAGATGGCCATCATTATGCTGCTCAAGCAGACCATCAGCAACGTGATGGAGTATCTCATCCC CTGGATAACCTACAAGCTACGCAAGAAGCAGCAGCGCCCCAAAAAGAGAAGCATGATGttaggagaggaggaggaggccgAGGACCCCTGCAAAACGCAGTGGCTGAGCAACTATCAACTCAACGAGGTCAACATCTTCAGCTTGTTTGACGAGTTCTTGGAGATGG TGATCCAGTACAGCTTCACCACCATTTTCGTCGCTGCTTTTCCCCTTGCCCCGTTGCTGGCATTCTGCAACAACCTCTTCGAGATCCACCTGGATGCCATCAAGATGATGCGGCTGCATCGGCGCATGGTGCCCAGGAAGGCCAAGGACATCG GAATCTGGCTGCAGGTCCTGGAGGCCATCGGCATCCTGGCTGTCATCGGGAACGGACTGGTGATCGCCATCACGTCCGACTTCATTCCCGTGCAGGTCTACAAGTACACGTACAGCCCCTGCATGACGGAAAACAGCACTGGCGTGGA CTGCTCGACCGGCTACATCAACCACAGCCTCTCCGTCTTCCGCATTCAGGACTTCGAGCCGTACACAAAGGTGCCCGAAATGCTGCCGGACTTTGTCAGGCACGAGATCAAGGAGTGCAG gtaCCGGGATTACAGGAACGCCGACGACTACAGCTACACGGTCCAGTTCTGGCACATCTTCGCGGCCCGGCTTGCCTTCCTCATCCTCTTTGAG cacgTGGCTCTGTGCGTCAAACTGATTGCAGCCTGGTACATCCCTGATGTCCCCCAGTCGGTTAAGAATCAATTTCtggacagaaaacacagcaaccTTCGTAAAGAACTGAG cATGATGGAGTACTCCACCGAGGTGTAG
- the SIGIRR gene encoding single Ig IL-1-related receptor — MADLCSVTPEFLVPAANETLELALGTQVALNCTVRWAAAERCEPVPAWTKDGQWLGNESSQDTAWFAQNASERLLASVLQLNLTHDADFGVFACWVSNATATFTLRRVEAAGHVPAVLAALLVLALLVLLAGLYVRCRLSVLLWYRNRYGELEINDGKLYDAYVSHATTPDDRKFVHFIVKPQLENRYGYKLFLDEQTILPNSEPSADLIMNVSRCRRLIVVLSVAYLEQDWCNSGFREGLWRLLELSKKPIFIVFESQYREITHPAISLLKQHRSAVTLLVWRAGSMTPSSDFWKELRLALPRKLSFQGTMGDPQTQLQEDKDPMLILHSSYLDSGGDLHPDGDLGLRGCVFRSRPPPRIGGPGAPMTSAAGVMEDTQLRDGQRPELDVSDLGSRNYGARTDFYCLVTEDDI, encoded by the exons ATGGCAG ACCTTTGCAGCGTGACCCCCGAATTCCTCGTCCCGGCTGCCAACGAGACGCTGGAGCTGGCGCTGGGGACCCAGGTAGCGCTGAACTGCACCGTGCGCTGGGCAGCTGCCGAGCGCTGCGAGCCCGTCCCTGCCTGGACCAAAGACGGGCAGTGGCTGGGCAACGAGAGCAGCCAGGACACCGCCTG GTTTGCCCAAAATGCCTCGGAGCGGCTCCTCGCCAGTGTCCTGCAGCTGAACCTCACACACGATGCCGACTTCGGGGTGTTTGCCTGCTGGGTCAGCAACGCCACGGCCACCTTCACCCTGCGGCGAGTGG AGGCGGCAGGGCACGTGCCTGCGGTGCTGGCAGCCCTCCTGGTCCTGGCGCTCCTGGTGCTTCTGGCCGGGCTCTATGTCCGATGCCGCCTGAGCGTGCTCCTCTGGTACCGGAACCGCTACGGCGAGCTGGAGATCAACG ATGGGAAGCTGTATGACGCCTACGTCTCCCACGCCACCACCCCGGATGACCGAAAGTTCGTCCACTTCATCGTGAAGCCACAGCTGGAGAACCGCTACGGCTACAAGCTCTTCCTGGACGAGCAAACCATCCTGCCCAACTCAG AGCCGTCGGCCGACCTGATCATGAACGTGAGCCGGTGCCGGCGTCTCATCGTGGTCCTCTCCGTCGCGTACCTGGAGCAAGACTGGTGCAACAGCGGCTTCAG GGAAGGGCTTTGGAGGCTGCTGGAGCTTTCCAAGAAACCCATCTTCATCGTCTTTGAGAGCCAGTACCGGGAGATCACCCACCCAGCTATCAGCCTGCTGAAGCAGCACCGGAGCGCAGTGACGTTGCTGGTGTGGCGAGCCGGCTCCATg ACCCCGTCATCGGACTTCTGGAAGGAGCTGCGCCTGGCCCTGCCCCGCAAGCTGTCCTTCCAGGGGACTATGGGGGACCCGCAgacccagctgcaggaggacaagGACCCCATGCTGATCCTCCACAGCAGCTACCTGGACAGCGGTGGAGACCTCCACCCAGATGGGGACCTCG GCCTCCGAGGGTGCGTTTTCAGAAGCCGCCCACCTCCCCGCATTGGCGGCCCCGGCGCTCCCATGACTTCAGCTGCCGGCGTGATGGAGGACACGCAGCTGAGGGACGGCCAGAGACCCGAGCTCGATGTCTCGGATCTGGGATCGCGCAACTACGGCGCCCGCACGGACTTCTACTGCCTGGTGACGGAGGATGACATCTGA